The following is a genomic window from Crossiella equi.
GCGGCGACCCAGTCGGCGTAGCCGGTCTTGTCGTCACCGCGGAAACCGGTGTCCAGCAGCTGGTCGCCGTGCAACCAGGTGACCACGAGGACGCCGTTGCGGCCGACGACCTTCCCGGCGTGCCCGCGGTCGAGACGGGCGGCCCGGACCGCGGTCGAGTCGATCCACAGGGGACTCGCGCCGATCCGGTCGACGAGCAGTCCCTGTGGCAGCAGTGTGATGGTGGCTTCGGCGCGGTGGCCAATGTCGCCGACCTTGACGCGGTCGACCCAGTTCTCCGCCAGCGTGGTGCCGAGGTACACGCCGGTCTCCGGTGGCAGCAGCGGGTCCACAGTGGACACCTCGGCCGGGGGCGCGGGGAACCCGGGCAGCACCTCGGCCTGGCGGCGGGCCTTGTTGCGCCAGCCGCGCAGCATGCCGTAGGCGCAGAGCAGCAGGACGGCCAGGAAGAGCAGGGTGAGGAAGATCCGCATCAGCCACGCACCTTCCCGTCCTGGGCGGTCACCGTGCCGCGCAGCATGGTGAGCACGACCTTGGCGGGCAGCTCCATGCCCTCGAACGGGGTGTTCGCGGCGATGCTGGCCAGCTCGGCACCGCGGACCACCCAGCGGGCGGCCGGGTCGACGAGGGTGAGGTTGGCCGGTTCGCCCTCGGCGAGCGGTCGGCCGTGGTCGGGCAGCCCGGCGATGGCGGCGGGGCGCTCGCTCATCACCCGGGCGACACCGCGCCAGTCGAGCAGGCCGGTCTCGACCATGGTGCGCACGACCACCGGCAGCGCGGTCTGCAGGCCGAGCATGCCGGGGCGGGCGGCGGCCCACTCGCAGTCCTTGTCCTGCACGGCGTGCGGGGCGTGGTCGGTGGCCACGCAGTCCACGACGCCCTCGGCCAGGGCCGCGCGCAGGGCGGCGGCGTCGGAGGCCGCGCGCAGGGGCGGGTTGACCTTGTTCACCGGGTCGAAGGTGTCCAGGCGGTCGTCGGTGAGCAGCAGGTGGTGCGGGGTGACCTCGGCCGAGACCTGGGTGCCGCGGGCCTTGGCCCAGCGCAGCACGTCCACGGTGCCCGCGGTGGAGACGTGGCAGATGTGCAGCCGGGCGTCGGCGTGCTGGGCGAGCAGGCAGTCCCGGGCCACGATCGACTCCTCGGCGGCGGCGGGCCAGCCGGTGAGGCCGAGGCGGGCGGCGTTCTCGCCCTCGTGGGCCTGCGCGCCGACGGTGAGCCGGGGCTCCTCGGCGTGCTGGGCGATCACCGCGTCCAGGGCCTTGCTGTACTCCAGGGCGCGGCGCATGAGCAGCGGGTCGTGCACGCAGTGGCCGTCGTCGCTGAAGACCCGCACGTTGGCCTTGGACTTGGCCATGGTGCCGAGCTCGGCGAGCTTGGTGCCCGCGAGGCCCACCGTCACCGCACCGACGGGGTGGACATCGACCAGGCCGACGCGCTTGCCCTCGGCGGCCACGTGCTCCACGACCAGCGCGTTGTCGGCGACCGGGTCGGTGTTGGCCATGGCGAAGACCGCGGTGTAGCCGCCGAGCGCGGCCGCGGCCGAGCCGGAGGCGATGGTCTCGGTGTCCTCGCGGCCGGGTTCGCGCAGGTGGACGTGCAGGTCGACGAAGCCGGGCAGCAGCACCCGGCCGTCGGCCTCGACCACCTCGGCACCCTCGGCGGACAGGCTCGCGCCGATCTGGGCGATCACGCCGTCGCGGACCAGGACGTCGACCGGCTCGCCCTCCCCGTAGAGCAGGGCGCCCTTGATCAGGGTGGTCACGCGACAGCCTCCTCTCCGGCCAGCAGGTGGTACAGAACCGCCATCCTCATGTGCACTCCGTTGCTGACCTGGTCGGTGATAGCGGCGCGTGGCGAGTCGGCGACCGCCGAGGCGATCTCCATGCCACGCAGCATCGGACCGGGATGCAGCACGACCGCGTGCTCGGGCAGCATCCGCAATCGGGCCTCGCTGAGGCCATACGCAATCGAATACTCCTTGGCGGACGGGAAGTACCCGCCGTGCATGCGCTCGGCCTGCACCCGGAGCAGCATGACCGCGTCCAGCGACGGCAGCTCGGGGTCCAGGTCGTAGGCGACCGGCACGCCCCAGGACTCGATCCCGGCCGGGACGAGGGTGGGCGGGGCGATGAGCACCACGTGCGCACCGAGGGTGCGCAGCAGGTGGACGTTGGAGCGGGCGACGCGGCTGTGCAGCAGGTCGCCGACGATGCCGATCCGGCGTCCGCGCAGGTCACCGAGCCGTTCGCGCAGGGTCGCGGCGTCCAGCAGGGCCTGGGTGGGGTGCTCGTGCATGCCGTCCCCGGCGTTGACCACGCAGGTGCCGGTGCCCTCCAGCCACTGGGCCAGGCGGTGCGCGGCGCCAGAGGCGGGGTGGCGCACGATCACGCAGTCCGCGCCCACCGCGGACAGGGTCAGGGCGGTGTCGCGCAGGGACTCGCCCTTGTTCACCGAGGAGCCGGAGGAGGAGACGTTGACCACGTCCGCGCTCATCCACTTGCCCGCCACCTCGAAGGAGACGCGGGTCCGGGTGGAGTTCTCGTAGAACATGGTGATCACGGTGCGGCCGCGCAGGGTCGGCAGCTTGCGGACCTCCCGGCCCAGCAAGGTCTTCTTCAGTTCCGCGGCGGTGTCCAGCAGCGTCGTGGCCGACGCTTCGGAAAGGCTCGCCGCGGAGAGCAGGTGCTTCACCGCTCGGTGTCTCCTTCTTCGCTCCGGCGCAGCACGACCGCGTCCCGTCCGTCCACTTCGGACAGCAGCACGGCGACCTCCTCGCTGCGTGAGGTCGGCACGTTCTTGCCCACGTAGTCGGCGCGGATGGGCAGCTCGCGGTGCCCCCGGTCGACCAGCACGGCCAGCTGCACGGCGCTGGGGCGGCCGTGGTCACGCAGGGCGTCCAGGGCGGCGCGGACCGTGCGGCCGGAGAACAGGACGTCGTCGACCAGGATCACCAGGTGGTCGTCGATGCCGGTCGCGGGCAGCTGCGTGCGCTCCAGGGGCCGGTTGGGCCTGCGGCGCAGGTCGTCCCGGTAGAGGGTGACGTCGAGGGAGCCCAGCTCCACCTCGACGCCGCTGAAGTCGGCGATGCGCTCGGCCAGGCGTCTGGCCAGGGGCGCGCCGCGCTTGTGGATGCCGAGCAGGGCCACCGGCGGTGAGCCCGCGGCGTCCAGCGCGGTCTTCTCGATGACCTGGTGGGCCATCCGGGCGATGGTGCGCGCGACATCGCCGACCGACAGGAGCTCGCGCTCCGCGGCCGGGTCCGTCGCGCCGCCCTCAGGGCGTGGCGGCACGAACAACCTCCTTCTCCGCCTCACGGGACGGGTCTTTAAAGGACGTGTTCGCACCGTAACAAACGAGCTGGGGCCCGGCGACGGATCGCCGGGCCCCATCAGTGGTTTCAGGGCAGTCGAGTGACCAAGACCTCGTCCACCGCCCAGAACCAGTTGTTCGTGCCGGTCAGGCGGAAGCCGAGCCTGGCCGTTCCGGCTCCGGCGGGTAGTGGGACGGTCACGGATTCGCGTCCCCCGGAGGTGGTGGCGGTCCACTTCCTGACCTCGGTCGGGGTCCCGCCGTCCACGGAGAGCAACAGCTGGGCGATCTGGCCGAGCTCGTGCTGGTAGAGGTGTGTCATCTCCAGGGTGAGCTTTCCGCCGCTGCCGCCGACGGCCGGGGTCCACAGGGTGGAGTCGAACCGCTTGCCGGTGGCGTCGGGCGTGTCGGCCCACTCGTCGGAGTCGGCGACCGCGATGGTGCCGCGGCCGCGCACGAAGGTCTCCCGGCCCTGCTCGGTCTGTGCCTGGGACCAGAACGCGTCGGTGGCCAGGCTCCAGCCGCGCCACTCCGGCACTCCCCCGGCGGGCATGGCCGCGTTGTCCACGGTCCAGCCGCCCGGGAAGCGCTGCGTCCAGCCGCCGGAGACGTCGGCGGTGTCGAAGACGTCGGTGGTGGGCGCGAACAGCGAGCGGCCCTGGAGCGGGGCCCCGGCCGGGACGCCGAGGTGGGTGAGCGCGGTGTGCGCGAGGTCGACCAGGCGGGTGCCCGTGGGCCTGGCGGTGGGCACGCCGTCGCCGGTGGCCAGGATGAAGGTCGAGCGCTCGTCCAGGCTCGGGCCGCCGTGGCCGCCCGCGGGCTTGTGGCCGTGGTCGGTGGTCAGCAGGACCAGCCACTTCTCCTGGGCGCGGCCGGGGCGGGCGGCGACGGCGTCCAGCAGGCGCTTGACGTAGCCGTCCACGCGGGCCAGCTCGGTGAGGTAGTCGGGGCTGGCCGCGCCCTTGTTGTGGCCGACGACGTCCTGCTGGCCGAGGTAGACGAAGGAGGCGTCCGCCCGGTCCTGGCGCAGGTGGGTCTCGGCGCGGTCGACGATGGTGGCGTCGTGGGCGAGGTAGCCGTCCCTGTCCCCGTCGAGCACCAGGCGGGTGTCGATCCCCGGGCCGAGGATGTGGTCGCCGATGGCCTTCCAGTCCACCGCGGCGAAGGTGTCCTTGGCCGGGTTGGCGGCCTCCACCCGGCTCAGCCAGTCCGGGAAGTCCTTCAGCCGGTTGAACAGGAAGGTGTTGTTCTTGACCCCGTGCTGGTCCGGCCAGGTTCCGGTGAGGATGGTGGACCAGCCGGGGCCGGAGGAGGTCTCGGCCATCGGGTTGGCGTAGAGCAGGCCGCGGGCGTCGGTGCCCGTGCGCTGCAGACCCCGCAGGGTCGGGGCCTGCGCGTCGGCCACGCGCGAGGCCAGCAGGCCGTCGATGCCGATCACGAGCACCTTGGGGACCGGCGCCTGGGCCAGGGCGGAAGGTGAGATCGACGTGAGCAGTACCCCGAACGCCGCAGCGATCGCCCCCGCAGAGCTACGCAGTGGTAGCCGCATGCATCCTCCACACGATTGGTCTAGATGTGTTACCAAGTTAACCGGGCACGAGGAGCCAACCGGCCAAGTTCGCGCATCACCCGAATGACCGCAGGGTGAACGACACGCCGTGACGACTTTGTTCACGGGCTGACACAGAGCTGGTTACTGCCCGCTCATCTGGGGCGATGACGTGCAAAGTGTCAACCATCCGGGTGGTTGCGCCCCACTCGCCCGCATGCCGCAACGAGATCAGCTTGACCTGGTGACTTCGACGAGTAACCATTACTCTCCGTATCGATCTGGAGCTTTCCCCGCGGCATGTGGTGCCGGCTTGCGGGGCGAACGAACGGAGAACCGCCACATGGGCGACTACGCCAAGGCGCTGGGTGCCAAGCTCCGCGCGATCCGCCAGCAGCAGGGCCTGTCCCTGCACGGCGTGGAGCAGAAGTCGGGCGGTCGCTGGAAGGCCGTTGTCGTCGGCTCCTACGAGCGCGGTGACCGCGCCGTCACGGTCCAGAAGCTGGCCGAACTGGCCGACTTCTACGGCGTGCCGGTGGCGGAGCTGCTCCCGGAGGGCCGGGTCCCCTCCGGCGCCGAACCCGCCACCAAGATCGTCATCAACCTGGAGCGCCTGCAACAGCTCCCGGCGGAGAAGGTAGGCCCGCTGGCGCGCTACGCGGCGACCATCCAGAGCCAGCGCGGCGACTACAACGGCAAGGTGCTCTCCATCCGCACCGAGGACCTGCGCTCGCTGGCGATCATTTACGACATGTCCCCGGGTGAGCTCACCGAGCAGCTCATCGACTGGGGCGTGCTGCCCCCCGAGGCCCGCCCGGCCAAGGAGGACTGACCCGCACCGGGTCCACCGGCCCGGGGGTGACTGTCGTGGAGTCACCGCCGGGCCGCACCGGCCCCACCAGGAGGCCCCGCGTGCCGCCCGTGACGTACTCGATGAGCGTGTCCCTGGACGGCTTCGTCAACGACCCCACCGGCGGCTTCGGCTGGACCGCCCCCACCCCGGACCTCTTCCGCTTCCACCTGGACCAGGTCCGGCCCCTCACCACCTACCTGTGCGGCCGCCGCCTGTACCAGGAGATGCTGGTGTGGGAGACCGCCGAGCAGACCATGACCGGCGAGGCCGAGCTCGAGTTCGCCCGCCGCTGGCGCTCCCTCCCGAAACTCGTCTTCTCCCGCACGCTGACCTCGGTCGAGGGCAACGCCCGCCTGGCCACCGGCGACGTGGCCACCGAGCTCCGCCGCCTGCGCGCCCAGTCCGGTGAGGGCCTGATCGCCATCGCCGGTGCGACCCTCGCCGCGGCCGCCATCGAGCAGGACCTCGTCGACGACTACCGCCGGTTCGTCTACCCGGTGGTCGTGGGCGGGGGCACGCCGTACTTCCCGCCGCTGGCCGCGCCGCTGGAGCTGCGGCTGGTCGAGTCCCGGACCTTCGGCTCCCGCACCGTCTACCTGCGCCACCAGCGCGTGCGCTGAGCGGTCCCGGCCGCCGTCAGCGCCGCAGGTCGTACTCCCACCAGTCCCCCGACTCGTGCTCGGCCAGGTGCTCGGTGAGGTACGTGCGGAGGTTGTGGGCGATGAGGTAGCGGCTGTCGGTCTCGTGGTCCCAGGCGAAGATGTCGGCGAGGCCGCCGCGGGTGCGGAGGTAGGCGAACTGGTCGCCGTTGCCGCCGTCGCCGAAGAACATCAGCGCGTCGAAGGGCATGTACAGCTCGGCGAAGTCGCGGTCCCGGCGGAAGGCCAGGTTGTCCGAGACGATGCGCTCCGGCGGCCACACCAGGTCCAGGCCGTGCGGGCCGGCCAGGCCGCCGACCTCGGTCAGGAAGGCGGCCAGCTCCTCCGGGACCTCCTGGCCCAGGGCGGTGCGGATGGCGTCGAGCGCCTCCGGGGTGGCCGGGGTGCCGAACTCCGCGTCCGGGTACAGGCCGGTGACCAGTGCGTGCCATGTCATGGCCGGTCGTCTCCCGTTCAGCCGCGCAGCGCGTAGAAGTGGATCGCCGAGTTCGGCTCGAAGCCGATCCGGGGGTACACGGGCGCGCCCGCCGCGGTGGCGTGCAGGGCGGCCCTGGTGGTCAGGCCGGTGGCCTTGGCGCCCTCGTGCAAGGCCTTCCGGGTGACCGCCTCGCCGTAGCCGCGGCGTTCCCAGTCCGGGTGCGTGGCGACCAGCACCACGAACAGGCAGTCCCGCGCCGCGATGGTCGCCGCGCAGGTCACCGGCACCCCGTCGCGCAGACCCAGGTAGGCGTGCACGTCGGTCTTCCACAGCGCGGAGCCCCCGATGCCGTCCCGCCCGGCCTCCAGGGGGAAGCCGTAGGCGAGGGAGTTCAGGTCGGCGTAGGCCTGGAGCTGCTCGTCGGTCCGCACCCGCTCGAACACCAGGTCCGGGTGGTGTGGGTCCGGTACCGGCAGCAGGTCCCCGGCCATGCCCACCCCGGAGAAGGCGTACTGGAGACCCGCCTCCCCGGCCGCGGCCTCCAGACCCGCTCGGGCCTGCTCGGCCAGGAGGTCCTCGAAGACCCACAGGAAACCGGGGAGCTCCTTGCCCCGCATGACCTCCGCGGCCACCACGAGCCGCTGCCGCAGGGTCTGTGCGTCCACATCGGACTCGGTGAACGTCACGGTGTTCCAGAACGCGAACCGGGAGTCGGCCCAGCGCACCGACACCCCCGGCAGGTCCCGGACATCCGCCTCGGGCGACCGGTCCAGCACCAAGGGCCGCCACGCGGCCTTGAGCAGCTCCACCGACTCGACGACCTCCACCAGCTCCGCCACGGACTCTCCCCGCCTGCCCGGCGGCACCCCGCTGGCGCCGCCCACCAAGATCCTATGCAGGCACCGGCCGCGTCACGGTGCCAGCGCGACCACCCGCACGAACGTGACCTCATCCGTTCCCTCGGGCGCCCGGTAGGTGTAGGCCCGGTCGCTGGCCAGCCGCGCGGACGCCCCCGCGGCCAGCGGCGTCGGCTCGCCGTTGATCTCCAGCACCAGCGTGCCGCCGGTGACCAGGAGCAGCTCCTCCGAGCCCGCCGGGTCGGGCTGCGCGTCGTAGTGCTCGCCCGGCCGCAGCGTCCACTCCCACAGCTCCGGCCCCTGGCGGTGCGCGCTGGAGACGTGCAGCACCGCCCGGCTGCCCCGGGGGCTGGCCCAGACCTCGACCGGCGTGGACTGGTGCAGGGGCGCGACCCCCGGGGCGGCGGTGAGGGTGGCGAAGTCCACGCCCAGTGCCCGCGCGAGGCGGTCGACGGTGACCAGGCTGGGGTTCGCGGTGCCCTGTTCGACCTGGGTGAGCAGGCGGCGGCTCAGGCTCGCGGCGTCGGCGAGCGCCTGGACGGTGAGGCCCGCGGCCTGCCGGCGGCGCCGCACCTCCCGGCCCAGGCGCGCCAGGAACTCGGCGGTGGGGCCGCTTTCCGGTGGTGTGGACACGGACCACTCCTTCGCGTGCATAATAATGCTCATAGTGCGCACCAATCTTCCCATCTCCCGTCCGGAAAGGCCAGGCCGTGTCGTTCACCCCATTCGAACTGGAGGAGTGGCAGTCGCGTTACGAGCAGACCGTCACCCACAACCTCGCGGACAGCGGTTGCCACCCCGTGGTCCTCGGCGAGCTGCTCGGGGACAGCGAGGCCGCGGTCCGGCGGCTGCTCGCCGCGGACCTGCACTACCCGCCGGTGGGCGGCACCGACCGGCTGCGTGCCCTCGTCGCGGACTGGCAGGGGGCGGACCCGGACAACGTGCTGGTCACCGTGGGTGCAGCGGAGGCCAACGCGATCACCGTGGCCAGTCTGGTCGAGCCCGGTGACCACGTGGTGGTCATGGAGCCCGGCTACCGGCAGGTGCGCGGCAGCGCGCGGAACGCCGGTGCCCAGGTCGACACCTTCCCGCTCGACCCGGCGCGCGGCTGGCGGCCCGACCTGGACGCGCTGGACCGGGTGGTGCGGCCGGACACCAAGCTGATCGCGGTCACCAACCCGAACAATCCGGTCGGCACCGTGCTCACCGAGGAGGAGCGGGCCGCGATCGTGGCCGCCGCCGACCGGGTGGGCGCGTGGCTGCTGGCCGACGAGGTCTACCGCGGCACCGAACGGCTCACCACCACCGTGACGCCGAGCTTCTGGGGCCGGTACCCGAGGACGGTGTGCGTGGGCAGCCTGTCCAAGGCGTTCGGGCTGCCCGGGCTGCGGGTGGGCTGGCTGGTCGCGCCGCCCCCGGTCCGGGACGCCGCCTGGCGCAGGCACGAGTACGCGACGATCGCCACCGGCACGCTGTCCATGCACCTGGCCGAGGTCGCGCTCACCCCGGCTTCCCGGGACGGGCTGCTCACCCGCAACCGCGCGCTGATCCGCGAGGGCTACGAACGGCTGCACGCCTGGGTCGAGGGCAGCGAGGGCCTGCTGTCGATCACACCGCCGGAGGCCACCGCGCTGGGCTTCGTGCGCTACCACCTGCCACGCCCGAGCCTGGAGGTCGCGCACGCCCTGCGGGAGCGCGGGAACGTGCTGGTCGGCGTGGGCGCGCACTTCGGCGTGGAGCACCACCTGCGCATCACGCACGGCCTGGAACCGGACTACCTGGACGCGGCGCTGGCCAGCATCTCCCGGGTCCTGGGCGAACTGCGGTAGCGGGCACCTGACGGAACCCTTACGGCTGCCCGCGCAGCCGCCCGCGCGCCCGTGGGAGTGCCTAGCGTCGGCGACGTCCACCGCCGCCGTCCCTGGAGCACACCATGCCCACCCTGGTCCTCGTCGGGCTCCTCGCCGGGATCGTCACCAGCCTGTCCCCGTGCGTGCTGCCCGTGTTGCCGGTGGTGCTGACCGCGGGCTCGCGGCGGCCGTGGGCGGTGGTGGGCGGCCTGGTGACGAGCTTCAGCCTGGCCACGCTGTTCGGGGCGCTGGTGCTGCGGGCCCTGCACCTGCCCGACGGCCTGCTGCGGAACGCGGGCATCGCCGCGCTGGTGCTGCTCGGCCTCGGCCTGGTGTTCCCGAAGGCCGGCCACCTCCTGGAACGCCCGTTCGCCCGGCTGCGGGGCCGCCTCACCGAACCGGGCCGGGGCGGCTACCTGACCGGGCTGGCCCTGGGGCTGGTGTACGTGCCGTGCGCGGGACCGGT
Proteins encoded in this region:
- a CDS encoding PH-like domain-containing protein; amino-acid sequence: MRIFLTLLFLAVLLLCAYGMLRGWRNKARRQAEVLPGFPAPPAEVSTVDPLLPPETGVYLGTTLAENWVDRVKVGDIGHRAEATITLLPQGLLVDRIGASPLWIDSTAVRAARLDRGHAGKVVGRNGVLVVTWLHGDQLLDTGFRGDDKTGYADWVAALTQGKAAH
- a CDS encoding dihydroorotase encodes the protein MTTLIKGALLYGEGEPVDVLVRDGVIAQIGASLSAEGAEVVEADGRVLLPGFVDLHVHLREPGREDTETIASGSAAAALGGYTAVFAMANTDPVADNALVVEHVAAEGKRVGLVDVHPVGAVTVGLAGTKLAELGTMAKSKANVRVFSDDGHCVHDPLLMRRALEYSKALDAVIAQHAEEPRLTVGAQAHEGENAARLGLTGWPAAAEESIVARDCLLAQHADARLHICHVSTAGTVDVLRWAKARGTQVSAEVTPHHLLLTDDRLDTFDPVNKVNPPLRAASDAAALRAALAEGVVDCVATDHAPHAVQDKDCEWAAARPGMLGLQTALPVVVRTMVETGLLDWRGVARVMSERPAAIAGLPDHGRPLAEGEPANLTLVDPAARWVVRGAELASIAANTPFEGMELPAKVVLTMLRGTVTAQDGKVRG
- a CDS encoding aspartate carbamoyltransferase catalytic subunit; this encodes MKHLLSAASLSEASATTLLDTAAELKKTLLGREVRKLPTLRGRTVITMFYENSTRTRVSFEVAGKWMSADVVNVSSSGSSVNKGESLRDTALTLSAVGADCVIVRHPASGAAHRLAQWLEGTGTCVVNAGDGMHEHPTQALLDAATLRERLGDLRGRRIGIVGDLLHSRVARSNVHLLRTLGAHVVLIAPPTLVPAGIESWGVPVAYDLDPELPSLDAVMLLRVQAERMHGGYFPSAKEYSIAYGLSEARLRMLPEHAVVLHPGPMLRGMEIASAVADSPRAAITDQVSNGVHMRMAVLYHLLAGEEAVA
- the pyrR gene encoding bifunctional pyr operon transcriptional regulator/uracil phosphoribosyltransferase PyrR — translated: MPPRPEGGATDPAAERELLSVGDVARTIARMAHQVIEKTALDAAGSPPVALLGIHKRGAPLARRLAERIADFSGVEVELGSLDVTLYRDDLRRRPNRPLERTQLPATGIDDHLVILVDDVLFSGRTVRAALDALRDHGRPSAVQLAVLVDRGHRELPIRADYVGKNVPTSRSEEVAVLLSEVDGRDAVVLRRSEEGDTER
- a CDS encoding alkaline phosphatase family protein, translated to MIGIDGLLASRVADAQAPTLRGLQRTGTDARGLLYANPMAETSSGPGWSTILTGTWPDQHGVKNNTFLFNRLKDFPDWLSRVEAANPAKDTFAAVDWKAIGDHILGPGIDTRLVLDGDRDGYLAHDATIVDRAETHLRQDRADASFVYLGQQDVVGHNKGAASPDYLTELARVDGYVKRLLDAVAARPGRAQEKWLVLLTTDHGHKPAGGHGGPSLDERSTFILATGDGVPTARPTGTRLVDLAHTALTHLGVPAGAPLQGRSLFAPTTDVFDTADVSGGWTQRFPGGWTVDNAAMPAGGVPEWRGWSLATDAFWSQAQTEQGRETFVRGRGTIAVADSDEWADTPDATGKRFDSTLWTPAVGGSGGKLTLEMTHLYQHELGQIAQLLLSVDGGTPTEVRKWTATTSGGRESVTVPLPAGAGTARLGFRLTGTNNWFWAVDEVLVTRLP
- the bldD gene encoding transcriptional regulator BldD, translated to MGDYAKALGAKLRAIRQQQGLSLHGVEQKSGGRWKAVVVGSYERGDRAVTVQKLAELADFYGVPVAELLPEGRVPSGAEPATKIVINLERLQQLPAEKVGPLARYAATIQSQRGDYNGKVLSIRTEDLRSLAIIYDMSPGELTEQLIDWGVLPPEARPAKED
- a CDS encoding dihydrofolate reductase family protein, whose protein sequence is MPPVTYSMSVSLDGFVNDPTGGFGWTAPTPDLFRFHLDQVRPLTTYLCGRRLYQEMLVWETAEQTMTGEAELEFARRWRSLPKLVFSRTLTSVEGNARLATGDVATELRRLRAQSGEGLIAIAGATLAAAAIEQDLVDDYRRFVYPVVVGGGTPYFPPLAAPLELRLVESRTFGSRTVYLRHQRVR
- a CDS encoding SMI1/KNR4 family protein, which codes for MTWHALVTGLYPDAEFGTPATPEALDAIRTALGQEVPEELAAFLTEVGGLAGPHGLDLVWPPERIVSDNLAFRRDRDFAELYMPFDALMFFGDGGNGDQFAYLRTRGGLADIFAWDHETDSRYLIAHNLRTYLTEHLAEHESGDWWEYDLRR
- a CDS encoding GNAT family N-acetyltransferase, whose amino-acid sequence is MAELVEVVESVELLKAAWRPLVLDRSPEADVRDLPGVSVRWADSRFAFWNTVTFTESDVDAQTLRQRLVVAAEVMRGKELPGFLWVFEDLLAEQARAGLEAAAGEAGLQYAFSGVGMAGDLLPVPDPHHPDLVFERVRTDEQLQAYADLNSLAYGFPLEAGRDGIGGSALWKTDVHAYLGLRDGVPVTCAATIAARDCLFVVLVATHPDWERRGYGEAVTRKALHEGAKATGLTTRAALHATAAGAPVYPRIGFEPNSAIHFYALRG
- a CDS encoding helix-turn-helix domain-containing protein: MSTPPESGPTAEFLARLGREVRRRRQAAGLTVQALADAASLSRRLLTQVEQGTANPSLVTVDRLARALGVDFATLTAAPGVAPLHQSTPVEVWASPRGSRAVLHVSSAHRQGPELWEWTLRPGEHYDAQPDPAGSEELLLVTGGTLVLEINGEPTPLAAGASARLASDRAYTYRAPEGTDEVTFVRVVALAP
- a CDS encoding aminotransferase class I/II-fold pyridoxal phosphate-dependent enzyme; this translates as MSFTPFELEEWQSRYEQTVTHNLADSGCHPVVLGELLGDSEAAVRRLLAADLHYPPVGGTDRLRALVADWQGADPDNVLVTVGAAEANAITVASLVEPGDHVVVMEPGYRQVRGSARNAGAQVDTFPLDPARGWRPDLDALDRVVRPDTKLIAVTNPNNPVGTVLTEEERAAIVAAADRVGAWLLADEVYRGTERLTTTVTPSFWGRYPRTVCVGSLSKAFGLPGLRVGWLVAPPPVRDAAWRRHEYATIATGTLSMHLAEVALTPASRDGLLTRNRALIREGYERLHAWVEGSEGLLSITPPEATALGFVRYHLPRPSLEVAHALRERGNVLVGVGAHFGVEHHLRITHGLEPDYLDAALASISRVLGELR